The Streptococcus sanguinis genomic sequence CATATAGTGAGTAGTACCCAAGCGGCCGCCACCAAAGCTGGTTCTCGGTGTGCCATCCGCATCCATAAAGTGATAGTAATTTGGTTCCAAATCTTCAAAGATTGAGGTCTTAGCCGTATGATTATAGACCACATCCATGATAACGCCCATGCCACGCTTATGAATTTCGTTGACAAGGTTTTTGAATTCCTCAATGCGCTTGGCTGGATCTGTCGGCGCGCTGGAGTACATACCTGTCAGCGAAAAATAGTTTTGCGGGTCATAGCCCCAGTTGTAGTTGCTGTTGCTAGAAGCGTACTTGTCCATGCGCTCAGCATTTTTCAGCTCATTTACAAAGTAATAACTTAGAACTGGCAAGAGCTGAACGTGGGTCACTCCTAAGTCTTTCAAATAATCCAATTTCTCAATGAAAGCTGAGAAGGTTCCAAATTGAGATTTCAAATCCTTTGAAATAGCTGGATCAGAGGTAAAGTCACGAACGTGCGCCTCATAAATCAAGGCATCTTCCCGCTTCTTGAAGTTCGGAATTGTAGCATAGGTCAGGTCTTTCGGTCCATATTCACTTGGATCTACAAAGGCTGCCTTAGCAATCTTGTAGGCATCCCCCTTGTCCGCATCTTCACTGTTCCAAGCTGCTAAAGACTTGGCATAAGGATCCAGCACAAGAAACTTTTTGCCGCCGCGAGTAATTTCATAATGATAGAAATAGCCACGATAGTCAGAAATCCCCAGGCCGCTCTCAGGCGTTAAGCTGCTGGTCCATGTGCCAGACTCCCCTTTCTGCATAGCCAAGCGTCCAATAACCTTGTTCTGATCTTCTTTGTCATAGACCACCAAATCAACTTGGTCCGCACTTGGTGACCAGAAGGTTAGGTCCACTTGTTTGCCCGCTTGAGAAACACGTGCTCCCAAATCACCATCATACTTGTAGATACTATCCTTCAGCTGCCAGTTCATGCTGGTTTTGAATTGATCATTGCCATATTTGATAAGGTAAGGTGACTGAGCTTGGTTAAAATCACCGATGAATTTGGCGCTTTTAGTCTTAGGATCCAGAACTACATCTTTAACAACGACGTCATTGCCATCTTTGTCTGTAATCTTTAAATTCTTTAAAATATCCTCTTTTTTAGCGTTTTCTAAGGTAGAAAAGCTGGCTTCAATCTCGGTCAATCCTACATGCTGGGCTCCTGTCATACGAATATCGTTGACAAAGTAAGGGTTGGTATAAACTGTCGGATCCGCATCACGCAAGAAAATTTGGCTGTTTTTCTCCAAATTAGCGAAATTATAATCCTGATTTTGAATCTTCACATCATCTCCTGATTTACTTTCGTCTAGAAGCAAAAAGCCAATCATCTTAGCAGCATCTTTCAAGGGAACATCTACATAGCGACCATATTTCCCAGTATTTTCAAAATCCACTCCATCAGGCCAATTCTTGCTTGGATTTTGGACATCTCCCCAGAGCCAGAGTGACTTCTTATCATACTGGCCATCTGTACGATAGTAGTTGATTCGAACCATCCCTTTTTTCAAAGGCTCATAAGTATGAGGTTGATAGTCTGTGTCAAACCAAACCTCATTCATCTGCGGGCTGAGCAGTTCAACTGTCTTATCACCTGTAATATTTTGCCCAGCTGTATTATTGATTAAAAGGCTGATTTTGCTTCGTTTTTCGGCCATCTTGACATCAAGATAATAGCCGTAGTCATCTTCTTTAGCAGTCGCAAAACTAGTCGCTCCAGTCGGCCAACCACCCTTTTGGCTAGAAGGCGTCTCAACATCATCCCAAGTCCACAAGCCCAAACTGTCTAGATTTTGTGAAGGCAAGGTTTTGAAATGAAAGCGAATATTGCCTTCTTCGATAGCATCTTTCGCCGAAGCCTGCGGCTGACTAACTGGTTCTTGCTTGTCTTTTTCACTTGGATTCGCAGTTTCTTGACCAGCTGCTTCTGAACCTGCACCAGCTGGAGCTTGATCGGCTAGCACACCAGTTGGAGCAGCCTGCTCTGAAGCTCCCGCTCCTGAACTATCTGCCTCTCCAGTTTTTTCTTCATCTGCTGACTTAGGTAGGGCTGCCACATTTGCATCAGAGACTGCTTCTGTTGCTGGGCTGGTAGCTGTGCTCGCCTCATCCGCTCGGACTAATTGGGCGTTTCCCAATAGGAATCCTGAGGCAATGACAACAGAGGCTACTCCTACTTTTAAGCGACGGATGCCGAAATAATGACGCTTTTCGCCCATCCGAGACTGTAGGTGATAGTTATTTTTCATAAACAGAAAACTCCTTTATTTTTTCTTATAGAGAACATCTATGCAAACGTTTTCTGTATTTATTATACCGATTCTTTTTCAAGTTGTAAAGGCTTTCAAGAAGAGTTTTTCTCACTCAGATACCTCATGCTCTCTGGGCGGATTTTGATGATTCGATAAACTATTTGCGATTCAAACAACAATTGGCAAACAAAAAAGCCAAGACACTTGTCTTGACCTTCATTATTATTCAACGATAAATTGACTCAAAATCCCATTAATGAACTTACTGGACTTTTCGTCAGAGAATTGCTTGGAAAGCTCAATGGCTTCGTTGACTGCTACCAGCTGTGGGGTGTCAAACTCTGTAATCTCAAAGATACCCAGACGCAGGATGTTTTTTTCGACTAACGTCAGACGATCCACAGTCCAGCCCTTTTTGAGGTGCTGGGCAATTTTCTTGTCCAAGTCGTCCTTGGACTGGACCACACCAGAGACCAGATTGAGCAAGAAGGCTGGAATATCAGCTTCCGCCGCTTTGTCTGCCTCTTCCTCCTTATCATACGAATAGGCAAATCTGCATGCCTCCACAAGATCCCCTTCATACTCTAGGCTCATCAGGGCCTGAAAAGCCCGCTGGCGCAGACCTCTTCTGGATTCCAACAGTATATCAGTCATTGAGGAAGTCCTCATCAAATAGATCTTTCAAGTCTGGCTTCGGTGCTTTTTCTGGAACAATGCCTGCCACATGGATATTGACCGCAGACAGCTCTACCTCAGCCATATCAAAAACGGCGCTTTTTACAGCCTTCTGGATTGCTACTGCAACAGTCGGAACGCTGACACCGTATTCCAAATACAGATAGATGTCTACAGTCACATCACCTGTCTCATCTGTATGGAGCGATACTCCACGACCGAGTGAGCGCATAGAAAGACTGTCTGACATACTCTTATTTGCGAAGGAATAAACACCTTCTACCTTTGCCGTTGCAATGGCAATGATTTTTTCCAAAACACGTGGCGCAATGACGATTTCACCTAATTGTTCAGCTGCCATAGTTATTACCTCTTCTATATTATGCACGAGAAACGTAAGTTCCTTCTGCAGTGTTGATGATTAATTTTTGTCCAACTTCGATGAAGTCTGGTACGTTAACAACAAGACCTGTCTCTAGTGTCGCTGGCTTACCAGATCCGGTAACAGTAGCTCCCTTGATAGAAGGCTGAGTATCTGTCACGACCAATTCAACTGTTGTTGGTACTGTCACACCAATCACTTCTGTTCCGTAGAACTGGATTTTCACATCAGAGTTTTCAAGGATGAATTTCAATTCTTCTTCTACATTGACTACTGGAATTTCATATTGATCGTAAGTCTCAGTATTCATGAAATAAGCAGTGTCATCCATTTTGTACAAGTATTGAGCTGGAACAGTTTCAATAATGGCTTGTTCAAATTTTTCTTCTGGACGGTAGCTGGTATCGAAGGTAGAGCCAGTACGAACATCGCGCAGTTTCATCCGCATAATCGTATTTCCCTTACCTGGCTTGTGGTGGCTCGCTTCCAAAACGCGGATGAGTTTTCCATCAGCTGTTTCGAAGGTCATTCCAGCTTTCAGCTTACTTGCTTCAATCATTCTATATTACCTCTTTTTAAAATTATATTTCTACTTATTCTATCATAAAGCCTGATAATTCTCAAATAACAATCAACTCTTTCGGCGCAAGAGTTAGGACTTCGCAGCCTGTTTCTGTGATGAGGAGATCGTCTTCGATGCGGACGCCGTATTTGCCGTCCAGATAAATACCCGGCTCATCAGTCAGGACCATGCCCGCCTCAATCGGCTTTTCTGACTTGCCAAAGTAAGGAATCTCATGGATGTCTAGACCGATACCGTGGCCAATCCCATGGCTAAAGTAAGGACCGTAACCAGCATCGTTAATAATCTGGCGCGGAATCCGGTCAAAATCAATTCGGCTAAGCCCAGCCTTGGCTGCTTTTATCAGGGCTTGATTGCTGCGCAGGACAATATCATAAATCTCCCGCTCCTCATCCGTCACCTGCCCCACATGAACAGTCCGCGTCATATCACTGACATAGTGATTGTAGTAGCAGCCAAAGTCCATGGTCAGG encodes the following:
- the efp gene encoding elongation factor P, giving the protein MIEASKLKAGMTFETADGKLIRVLEASHHKPGKGNTIMRMKLRDVRTGSTFDTSYRPEEKFEQAIIETVPAQYLYKMDDTAYFMNTETYDQYEIPVVNVEEELKFILENSDVKIQFYGTEVIGVTVPTTVELVVTDTQPSIKGATVTGSGKPATLETGLVVNVPDFIEVGQKLIINTAEGTYVSRA
- a CDS encoding pullulanase codes for the protein MKNNYHLQSRMGEKRHYFGIRRLKVGVASVVIASGFLLGNAQLVRADEASTATSPATEAVSDANVAALPKSADEEKTGEADSSGAGASEQAAPTGVLADQAPAGAGSEAAGQETANPSEKDKQEPVSQPQASAKDAIEEGNIRFHFKTLPSQNLDSLGLWTWDDVETPSSQKGGWPTGATSFATAKEDDYGYYLDVKMAEKRSKISLLINNTAGQNITGDKTVELLSPQMNEVWFDTDYQPHTYEPLKKGMVRINYYRTDGQYDKKSLWLWGDVQNPSKNWPDGVDFENTGKYGRYVDVPLKDAAKMIGFLLLDESKSGDDVKIQNQDYNFANLEKNSQIFLRDADPTVYTNPYFVNDIRMTGAQHVGLTEIEASFSTLENAKKEDILKNLKITDKDGNDVVVKDVVLDPKTKSAKFIGDFNQAQSPYLIKYGNDQFKTSMNWQLKDSIYKYDGDLGARVSQAGKQVDLTFWSPSADQVDLVVYDKEDQNKVIGRLAMQKGESGTWTSSLTPESGLGISDYRGYFYHYEITRGGKKFLVLDPYAKSLAAWNSEDADKGDAYKIAKAAFVDPSEYGPKDLTYATIPNFKKREDALIYEAHVRDFTSDPAISKDLKSQFGTFSAFIEKLDYLKDLGVTHVQLLPVLSYYFVNELKNAERMDKYASSNSNYNWGYDPQNYFSLTGMYSSAPTDPAKRIEEFKNLVNEIHKRGMGVIMDVVYNHTAKTSIFEDLEPNYYHFMDADGTPRTSFGGGRLGTTHYMSRRVLVDSIKYLTEQYKVDGFRFDMMGDHDAESIQKAFEEAKKLNPNLIMLGEGWKTYTGDENKAVQPADQSWMKSTDTVAVFSDDIRNTLKSGYPNEGTPAFITGGKRSVENVFKNIKAQPTNFEADSPGDVIQYIAAHDNLTLFDIIAQSIKKDPAVAANYQEIHRRLRLGNLMILTSQGTPFIHSGQEYGRTKQFRDPAYKYPVSEDKVPNKAHLLTNEDGTPFDYPYFIHDSYDSSDAVNHFDWTKATDSEKFPENAKSRAYMKGLIALRKSTDAFTRSSKDEVEQNVTLITQPGKDGIEKEDLVLGYQVVASNGDIYAIFVNADTKERQFNFGEAYKHLAGAEVVADGNTAGVTAISDPAGVTRNGNGLALAPLTATILRLRKANPAQEEKSQAPAAQEEKLSAASVAKAQPQALSLDTQKPQASAVKEAASQTEKALPKTGTSTSLLALLGGFLAFLAGLLSFRKKE
- a CDS encoding Asp23/Gls24 family envelope stress response protein produces the protein MAAEQLGEIVIAPRVLEKIIAIATAKVEGVYSFANKSMSDSLSMRSLGRGVSLHTDETGDVTVDIYLYLEYGVSVPTVAVAIQKAVKSAVFDMAEVELSAVNIHVAGIVPEKAPKPDLKDLFDEDFLND
- the nusB gene encoding transcription antitermination factor NusB, producing MTDILLESRRGLRQRAFQALMSLEYEGDLVEACRFAYSYDKEEEADKAAEADIPAFLLNLVSGVVQSKDDLDKKIAQHLKKGWTVDRLTLVEKNILRLGIFEITEFDTPQLVAVNEAIELSKQFSDEKSSKFINGILSQFIVE